The segment ATCCGCGGGGTTCAGTCCAGCGGTTCGATATCCCCCGGGCGCCAGGTCTTGGCGAACCACGGTTCGAGCGGGCCGTACAGGCGCAGCATCGCGAACCACGACTTGCCCGGCACCGTGCGCACCCAGTTCGCCTCGCGCCCGGCCGGCGGGTTCGGCCCGAAGAACAGGTCGACGCCGCCGGTGGTGCGGCCCATCACCGACGGATACGGGTTGTCGGTCTCCAGCAGCGAACGGGTCTGCGTGTCGTACAGATCCACCGACCAGAAGTTCTTCGCCGGGATCTCCGGCGGCAGCGTCAGCCGGTACGACCGGCCCCCGTCCAGCCATTCGTGGCGGCTGTCCATCGCGGTGTACGCGTACGCCGAACCGGTGCCCACCCGGGCCGCCGCCATGGCCGGCGTGATCACCGTGGCGAAGTAGTGGAACTGCGCCCGCGCATCCAGCAGCCGGGCGTGATCGTCCAGGAACTCGTAGCTGCCACCGATGAACGCGTTCAGCCAGGTCCCGCCGGGATACACGTACGCCCGCGGGTCACGCGGCTTGTACACCAACGCCCGGGCGATCGCAGCCGCCAACGGCGCCGCCTGCGCCAGGATCCGGCGCATCCGCTCGTCCGGGGCGAACGGCCGCCCCTTGACCAGCCCGATCGCCGCGCACTGCCCGGCCCGTTCCGCATCGAGCGCGCCGGCCGGCTCCTCCTGGATCAGCGTGTCGATCTCGTCGTAGAAGGTGTGGTCGTTGGCATGCACGGTGTTGAACGACTTGTCCGCAAGGTTCACGAACTCGTTCGCCGGCGGATCCGCGGCATCCTCGAGCCGGTAGACCCTCGTCCGCAGGATGTCGGGCACCCCGCCCAGGGCCCGCACCACCAGCCAGTTCGTGTACGTCGGGGTGCGCAGCACGTGGTAGCCGTCCGGCACCGAGCCTTCGAAACCCGGCGGCAACAGCAGGTGACGGCCACCCGCACCCTGATCCGGTCCGGCCAGGCCGAGGTCGCCGACGTACCGGAACCAGAAGTCGTCGATCACGCAGAGCGAGTTCGGCGGGTTCTCGACGACGATCGGGCCGCTCGCCGCCAGATCGAGGAACGCGGAGCCGTACGTCGTCTCGGTGTTCGGGGTGAGAAACAGACTGCCGGAGTTCGCGCGCGGCGCCGTGTAACCCACCGCGCCGATACCGTCCAGGCCGACACTGCGGAAACCGTTGCGCATCGCCACCAGCGACGCACCCGGGATCGTGTTCAGGTACACCTCGATCGCCCGGTTCAGATCCAGCAGGTCATAGATCGTGTCGATCGAATCCAGGCTCGGCACACCGTCGAAGAAACTCAGCTTGCCGAGCGGGGACTCCAGCTGATCCGGGACGGCGACGGCGGCACGGACCTCGGGACTGATTCCGGAAGGCATGCCCGAAGCCTGGCCGTCGCGCGCCCGGCGGGAATCACTCGGAACGGATGACTCTCACCAGAGCACCGACATGATCACGGCGTTGTGCGCGCTCAGCCAGTCCTTCAGGCCCGCCAGCAGCTCCTGCGACCGTTTGCCCAACGCCAGGTAAAGCCCCACCGGCGCGGCGACACCCAGGCTCGCGATCAGCGCGAAGACCGCGTACGCGACCGCCTGCTGCCCGCCCGCGATGCCGGTCTGCGCGATCGCCGCCGCCCCGGCCACCGCCAGCAGCAGATTCTTCGGGTTCACCGCCGACAGCAGCACCGCCACGCCCAGCGACTTGCCGGCGCCGAACTCGTCGATCGCGTTCATCCAGCCCGGCATCGACGCGGCGGGCTGCGGCGCCTGGCGTACGGGCTGCGGCGCATGGTGGATCAGCGGGTGACAGCGCCAGTGGGCGGCTGAGGCCGCTATTTCGGCCTGTTTGATCGCTCAGCCGCCCGGCAGAGCTGTCTGCGGTGCCGTGGGACAGCACCACTGCACGGCCGAGTGATCAACTAAGCCCGAATCGAGGCCCGAGCCGCCCGGCAGCGACGTCACCCGGTTCGGTGCCTGCGGTCCAGGGCAGGCGCCCGCCATAAAGCACAGCCGAGCCGGTGTATCCGGCCTTGTTGATCACCCGGCTGGGAGTTGCGCACCCTTTCGGCCGGTCGAGGCAGCAGCAGCTCCCAGCCGACCCCGGAAAAACAGCCTCGCGGACCCCTCAGCTGGGAATTACGGCTCTCAGCGTGATCCACACAAGATGGTCACCGCCCCGCGGCTGGCCCGCCGATCCGGTGTCACGCGGCACCCGAATGCAGACCGCGCCTACGGCGACGCGCATACACAACAGCCGAACAACCCGGCTGGCTGTCAGGGCTGCTTGCGGGAGCGGGAAACGACCCTGAGCGCCAGCCGGACGACCCGGCGGGCTGTCAGGGCTGCTTACGGAGGCGGGAAACGACCCTGAGCGCCAGCCGGACGACCCGGCGGGCTGTCAGGGCTGCTTACGGAGGCGGGAAACGACCCTGAGCGCCAGCCGGATCGGGCCTGCCCGGGCTGCGGGCCGCGTTGTGCCGAGACCGGCGCTGTCCCGCTGGCGAGCTTCGAGCCCGGACCGGCGCTGTCCGGCGGGCGGACCTCGAGCCCGGAACCGGTCTAGGGCCGGCCGGTCTCGCGGGTGATGTGGCGCAGCCGGTGGCTGGGGACGCCGGCGGCGGTGAGCTGGGCGGCGATCGCCGACCAGCTGTGGTCGAGGAAGACGGCGACCTTGTGGTCGTCGCCGAGGTGGCAGGCGGCGGCGAGGGTGCCGATGTTGATCGGGTCGGCGTCGCGGACGGCGCCGAGGTCGACGATCAGGCGCAGCGGGCGGGTGTGGCGGATGGCCTCGACCAGGGTGCGCCGCAGGTCGACGGCGTCGGAGGCGTCGAGGCTGCCGTGGGGGCGGATGACGAGGGTGCCGTCGGCGTCGGTGTTGATGTCGACCGTGGTCACGGTCATCGCGAAACCTTCCGTTACCCGATGTTTCTCCGGGTGGTCAACGCTAAGGCGTTGGGCGTATGCCGTCGAGAGCCCGCAGCAAGATTTCACTTCATCACAGTCGAGTCACGACGACGGCAAGCGCGGCAGCTGCGAATATCAGGCACAACACCAGGCCGGCGGCGGTCAGCCGGTAGTTGCGGTCAGGATGGGTGGCGGTCGGCTGTTGCAGGGCGAGCCAGGTCGTTCCGCCGAGCAGGACCGAACCGGCAATCACCAGAATGATCATTGCGGGCTCCGGGGGCGAGGATCGGGCAGGATCCCTTTGTCGTCGCCGCCACGGCTGACGCCGTGCTGCGGGCACCCCAACGTCGGCTGAACGGCGGCCGAACTCTCCGGCGTCCACCTGGAGTCCATTCCGGAGTCGCTCCGCGCCGATACGGTCGGCCGGGGTGATCATGCGTCGGGTCGAACATGTGCTGCTGTTCTACGGGCTGACCTGCCTGCTCGTGGTGCTCGACGTGCCGGGCGGGCCGATTCCGGTGCTTCTGGTCGCGGCGGCGGCCGTCTACCCGTACCTCAGAAGCGTTGCCCGCAGCGAGCTGTGGCGGGCCGGCGCGTTGCGTGCGGCGCTGCCCGGCATGGTAGGCCGGTGGGCGGTGTTCTCGGTGCTGGCCATGGCCGGGGTCGCGATGTTCGACCGCGAGCACCTGTTCGACCTGCCACGGGAGCAGCCGTGGCTGTGGGCGGCGATCCTGATCCTCTACCCGCTGTTGTCGGTGTATCCGCAAGAGCTGCTGTTCCGGGCGTTCCTGCTGCACCGCTACGCGCCGATCTTCGGGGACGGACGTGGCGCGGCGGCGGCGAGCGCAGCCGCGTTCGGGTTCGCCCACCTGATCTTCGGCAACGTCCTCGCGGTGCTGCTGACCGTCGGTGGTGGCTGGCTGTTCGCGCGCCGCTATCAGCAGTCCCGCTCGTTGGTGGTGGTGTCGGTGGAGCATGCGCTCTACGGCATCACGATCTTCACGGTCGGGCTGGGCCGGCTCTTCTACCACGGCGCCGGCGGCTGAACGCCCGCGCACAAGCGGCTGGGCGACACCACCAGCGGGCATCCTTACCCGCTCCAGCTCGTATTTCTTCCTCCGGCCGCACGCCTCTGAGCTGCGACGGTGTTGCGGTGCCCGGGCGGCTCAACGACGGGTCGCCGGCACGCATCGAGGGGGGAAGTACGTCATGAGAATGCGTAACGCGGGCCGCATCGCGGTCCTCGCCGCGCTCGGGGTCGCGCCGGTGCTGGTGCTGGCCGCCCCGGCCCACGCCGCCACGGGGGTAACCCGGGCCGGGGCCCAGATCACGGCGAACGCCGCGAACAACCGGGCCAACAACATCACGATCAGCACGCTCGGGAACAACGTCATCCTGCGCGATCTCGGCGACACCATGACCGCCGGGGCCGGCTGCTTCCAGCTGGCTGCCAACGCGGTGCGGTGCCCGTCCGCCGGCGTGCTGCGGGTCGCCGTCAACACCGGCAACCTCAACGACCGGGTCAAAAACCTGACCGCTATCGCGGGCGTGTTCAACGGGGGGGCCGGAAACGACACGCTGCTCGGCGGTTCGCGCAACGACAGGCTGCGCGGCGGGCTCGGCAACGACACCATGTTCGGCAACGCCGGCAACGACACGGCGATCTACGAGACCGGGCGCGACGGCCGGGACACGTTCAACGGTGGCGCGGGACGGGACACCGCCGACTACCGGCTGCGGACCATCGCGGTGAACGTCAGCCTCAACGGCGTGGCCAACGACGGCTCCGCACCCGAGTTCGACAACAACCTGGCCAACGTGGAGAACGCCACCGGCGGGCGCGTCGGCGACCTGCTCACCGGCAACGCGGTCAGCAACGTCCTCGACGGCCAGGCCGGCGCCGACACGCTGTCCGGCCTGAACGGCAACGACCGGCTGATCAGCGGCTTCGGCAACGACACCCTGGTCGGCGGCAACGGCAACGACACCGCGGTGGCGCTGGCGCTGCGCGACGGCCGGGACATCTTCAACGGCGGCGCGGGCACCGACACCACGGACTACTCGGCCCGCACCATCGCCGTCAACGTCACCCTCAACGGCGTGGCCAACGACGGCTCCGCACCCGAGTTCGACAACAACCTGGCCAACGTGGAGAACGCCACCGGCGGACGGGCCGGCGACCGGCTCACCGGCAACGGCGTCGCCAACGTCCTGCGCGGCAACGCGGCCAACGACATCCTGTCCGGCGGCGCCGCCCGGGACACCCTGATCGGCGGGGCCGGCAACGACCAGATGTTCGGCCAGGCCGGCAACGACCTGATCCAGGCCGTCGACGGCGTGCGGGACATCGCCAACGGTGGCGCCAACACCGACGACTGCAACACCGACGCCATCGACGTGCGGGTCAGCTGCGAACTTTGATCCTCACCCCGAGAAACTGCGCGCCCGGGTCTCATCTGGCCCGGGCGCGCAGCTCGTCCACGTCCAGCACCGCCACCGACCGGCGGCTCGTCTCGATCACCCCGTGCCGGCGCAGCGTCCGCAACGCCTTGGTCACCGACTCCCGCGACGAGCCGGTCCACGCCGCCAGCTCCTCCTGGGTCAGCGGCAGCGTGATCCGCACCCCCCGCTCGCCGGACTGCCCGAACCGCTCGGCCAACTCGACCAGGCGCAACGCGACCCGGCCGAGAGCGTCATAGGTGCCGAACTCGATGCGCTTACGATCGGCGTCCCGCAACCGGCCCACGATCAACCGCACGATGCACAGCGCCGCCTCCGGGCGGGCGGACAGAAAATCAAGAAAAGCCCGCACCGGTACGACAACCGTCTCCAACGGTTCCAGAGCCGCCACCGACGCCGAGCGGGGCGCCCCGTCCAGAGCCGACATCTCCCCCAGCAGAGCCCCCGGCCCGCGGATCGCCAACAGCACCTCACCGCCCTGCTCGGTCAGCGAGAACACCTTCGCCCGGCCACTGAGCACCAGCACCACCGTCGTCGACTGATCACCCTCGCCGAACAGCGTCGCGCCGGAACGCCAGCGCCGCCGCCGGCCCCGGCCGAGCAGATCCTCCCGGTCCGCCGCGCTCAGCTGATCAAGGAACTCCCGCGCCATGCGTCCTCACCTCGCAGGCTCCGCAGCACGTACGCGGAAACCGGCTGGCTCCGCCCCTTCACATGCAGATCGCCCAACGGGTCGACCAGCGCGCCGGCGCCGAGCCGATCCCGGGTCGACGCGCCGATCACCACCTGCCCCGGCTCGGCCGACGTCTCCAGCCGGGCGGCGACGTTGACCGCGTCCCCCATCGCGTTGAAGTTGCGCAGCGCCTCCCCGCCGATGTTGCCGACCAGCGCCTCCCCGGTGTTGATCCCGACCCGGAACCGCGGCCAGCCCGGGCAGTCCGCGGCGATCCGGTCCACCTCGGCCTGCATCCGCAACGCCGCCCGGGCAGCCCGCAACGCGTGATCCGGCTGCCGGGCCGGAGCGTTGAACAACGCCATCAGCGCGTCGCCGACGAACTGGACGACCGTGCCGTTCTCGCTGAGCACCGCCCTGGTCGCCACGTCGAAGTAGCGGTTGAGCATCTCCACGATCTGCACCGGCGTGGACCGCTCCGAGAACGTGGTGAACCCGCGCAGGTCGGCGAAGAGCGAGGTCACCTCGACCACCGCACCGCCCAGCGCCGCCTGACTCGGGTCGGCGACCAGCGCGGTCGCCACATCCGGCGACATGTACTGCCGGAACAGCACGTCGAGACGGCGGTACAGCCGGGCGTTCTCCAGCGCGATCGCGAGCTGGCTGGCCAGCGAGGCGAGCAGGGCCGCATCACGGTCCGGGACCGGCTCCCCGGCGCGGCCCGCGGCCAGCACCCCGGCCGGATGGCCCTTCACGGTGAACGGCACGAACAGGGTGCCGGCGGTGTCGGTCACCGGCTCGCCGACGGCCAGCGCTGTCTGCGCGGGGTGCTCCCGATCGTCGAACGAGCCGGTCGTCAACTCCGGCGGGAAGACCAGATGACCCTCCTCGACGAGGCCGACGCTCACCGCGTACCGATCAAACGCTCGTGAAATGTGCGTGACCGCGCCGCGCAGCAGCTCCCCGTCGGTGAGCATCACCCGGGCATCGTGCCCGACCGCGACCAGCGCGCCCAGCTTGCGAATCTGGTCGCGTTCGGCGGCCAGCGCGCCCGCGGCGCGGCCCAGCACCGCGGTCTGGCCCTCGGTCAGCTCGAAACGCTGCGCCAGCCGGTCGGTGGTGGCGGCCATCTGCTGCTCGGTGAGCTGCCCACGCTCGCGCTGGTGCAGGGCGTCGACCAGGGCCTCCAGCGCCGCGCCGTACTCGGCGCGCAGCCGGCGCACGGTGTCCTCGGTGCCGACCGAGGTGAACAGCCCGGCGGCCGCGCCCTCGTTGCGATACTGCACCCAGGCGCTGTAGGCGACATAGCCGAACCCGGCCGCCATCAACAGATGCCACTCCCACCAGGCGGCATGCCAGCTGCGGCCGACCGCCATCGCCGCGGACGCCTCGGCGAGCAGCGTGTACGCCGTCACCACCGACAGCAGCATGACCGTGCGGCGCCGCCGGTACAGCACGAAATAGCGGGCCGCGGCCAGCCCGAACAGCAGCACGCCGACGACCGAAAGCACGAACGTCGGCACGGCCTCGTCGGCGGCGGGCACCCGCGACAGCGGCGGCATGCCGGTCAGCGAGGCCACCGCCCACGCCGCGACGAACAACAGCAGCGCCGCACGCAACGGCCCCGACCAGCGCAGCAGCGCGGCGGACCGGCGGGCGGGCAGATCGGCGGCCGAGGCGGCGGCGAACACGGCAGCCAAGGTGAGACCAACCGGGGAGGCGTACGTGAAACCGGCGTTGCGCCCCTGCAACAGCACCTCGGGCGTGGCCACCGCATGCAACCCGAGAAAAGCGGCCGCGATCAGGAACGAGAACGCGACCAGCAGCAGCCGCGCGTCGGACCGCCGCCGCGCCGCCTCGTTGATCACGATGGCGAGCCAGAGGCTGACCGCGGACACCGCGAGCACCAGCCAGAAATGCGACGGACCGTGCTGCCAGCGGTGATCCAGCTGCGGCCAGGCGAGCAGCACCCACAGCCCGGCCAGCGGCGCCGCGAGGTGCGCGACCCACACGATCACCCGGGCCGGCCCGCCGCGGCCCACCACTGGCTCCATCGATTCACCGTAGTCCGGAACCTGCCTGGTGAAGCTGTCGGATATGTGCGCTCATGGGTGCCGCTCGGCCGTTGCCGATCTCATCCACCGGCCGGGTCGCGCACGCAGCGACGCGGCGGCGTGCACCGGGTGGTCGCGCACACAACGCCGCGGCCGCGTGCGCCGGCTGGGCCCGCACAGCTCCGCCTCGGCGTGCGTTGGCTGGTCGCCTGCCGACCGTCGCGCTGGCCATGGAATCCCTGGCCTGGCCGAAGGCGCGGTTCGCCGCCCGATCGAGGTTGTCGGCCGTTCCTGTCTTGGTGCCGATTCCACCGGTGGCGACCGCGACCGCCCGCACACCCTGTTGGGACCGCCCGCACACCCGGTCAGCCGTCCTAGGAGGCTAGTTCGCGACCCTGGGAAGCTTCTGCTCGGCTGGCTCCCGGCCTGCGCGCTCGTGCATCCCGGGCCAGCGACGGCTGCCCACTGCGTCCCGGGCCGGCGTCTGCGCGCAGCGTCCCGGGCCGGCGTCTGCGCGCAGTATCCCGGGCCGGCGTCCGCGCGCAGCGTCCCGGGCCGGCGTCCGCCCACTGCGTCCCGGGCCGGCGTCCGCGCGCAGCATCCCGGGGTCGGCGGCGACGAGTCAGGTCAGCGGCGTGCCGGTGAAGTCGGCCAGTGCCGCCAGCAACCGGTCCTGGAAGCGCACGTCGTGGACCGCCGGGTGCGGGCTGCGCAGCTGCTGGTGGTGCCAGTACCCGCCGCTGGTGAGCGCCGCCGGCTCGGTGCTGGTGGCGAGCCACTCCTGGGTGAGATGCCCGAGCCGCAGGTCGTCCGGGGCGCCCGGGCCACCCATCCTGGTCGGCACCCAGCCAGGATCGACGGCGTTGCTCAGCACGCCGGGCCGCAGCCGGGCCACCGCGACGGCCAGCGTGGTGACGAAGAGTTTGCTGTCCGAGTAGGTGCCGGTCGCCAGGCCGGCTGGATCCGCCCGGCCGCCCTGGTGCATGCCGCTGCTGAGATACACCAGACGCTGCGGGCCGTCGATCAGGGCGGTGAGCAGATAGGGCGCGACCACGTTGACCGGCATGATCTGCGCGCCGCGGTAGACGCCGGCGTTGTGGATCACCGCGTCGATCGCGCCGAGCCGGTTGACCTGCTCGGCGACCTCCCGCGTCTCGCCCTGGTCGGCCAGGTCACCGGCGACGGTCACGGCGCCGCGGTCGACGAGGTCCTGCACGGCGGTCAGCCGCTGCCGGGAGCGGACATGCACGACGACCTTGTGCCCGTCGCCGAGCAGGGTGTCGGCAGCGGCCCGCCCCAGGCCGTCCGCGGAGCCGGTGATGAGAATGCACGCCATGGCGTGCATTCTCGCCCTTACTGGTTGCTGAAGGCGGCGTCGAACGATGCCGTCGGCAGCGGCCACAGCATCGAGCGGACCCGGCCGACCGCTTCGGCGGCGCCGTGCAGGCGGTCCATGCCGGCGTCCTCCCACTCGATGGAGATCGGGCCGGTGTAGCCGATCGAGGCCAGGGCGCGGAACGCGTCCTCCCAGGGGACGTCGCCGTGGCCGGTGGAGACGAAGTCCCAGCCGCGGCGCGGGTCGCCCCAGGGCAGGTGGGAGCCGAGGATGCCGGAGCGGCCGGTGGCCGGGCGGACGCGGGTGTCCTTGCAGTCGACGTGGTAGATGCGGTCGGCGAAGTCGGTGATGAAACCGACCGTGTCGACGCCCTGCCACAGCATGTGCGACGGGTCCCAGTTGAAGCCGAACGCGGGGCGCCGGTCGATCGCTTCCAGGGTGCGCACCGACGTCCAGTAGTCGTACGCGATCTCCGACGGGTGGACCTCGTGCGCGTATTTCACGCCTTCGGCGTCGAAGACGTCGAGGATCGGGTTCCAGCGGCGGGCGAAGTCCTCGTAGCCGTCGTCGATCACCGACTGCGGCACCGGCGGGAACATCGCGACGTACTTCCAGATCTTCGAGCCGGTGAAGCCGACCACCACGTCGGCGCCGAGACGGCGGGCCACCCGGGCGGCCCGCTTCATGTCTTCGGCGGCGCGTTGGCGTACGCCCTCGGGGTCGCCGTCGCCCCACGTGCCGGGCCGCAGGATGGCCTGGTGCCGGAAGTCGATGGGGTCGTCGCAGACGGCCTGGCCGGTCAGGTGGTTGGAGATCGCCCAGCAGCGCAGGCCGTACTTGTCCAGGATGTCCAGGCGCGACTGCAGGTAGGCCGGGTCGGCCTCGGCGCGTTCCAGGTCGAGGTGGTCACCGGAGGCGGCGATCTCCAGACCGTCGTAACCCCACTCCGAGGCCAGCCTGGCGACCTCGGTGAACGGCAGGTCGGCCCACTGGCCGGTGAACAGCGTGACGGGCTGACGGGCAGTCATGCGAGCCTCTCGAACGAACGGATGTGGCGCAGGGACGTGACGGTGTCGACGGTCGGCATGTACTCGAGCCCGATCGGCCCGCGGTATCCAGCTTCGCGCAGAACCCGCAGTTGGGCCGCCCAGTCCAGCGAGCCGCTGCCGGGTTCGCCACGGCCGGGCGCGTCGGCGATCTGCACGTAGTCGACCAGGTCACCGGCGTCGGCCAGTACCGTCGCGGGGTCCTCGGACTCGGTGACCGAGTGGTACAGGTCGTAGAGGATGCCGAAGCGCTCAGAGTCGACGGCGCGGGCGACCGCGACGGCCTCCGCGGTGCGGTCGAGCAGCGCGCCCGGGTGGTCGACGCGGGTGTTGACCGGTTCCAGCACGAGCTTCACGCCGGAACCCTCGGTCCGGGTCACCGCCTCGCGGAACACCTCGACCAGGCGTTCCAGGTTCTGCGGCCGCTTGGCGCCGGGGAAGCCGATGCCGGAGCCCAGCACGATGCGCGGCGAGCCGAGCGTCCGGGCGTTCTCGATGCCGCGGTCCAGGCCGTCGAAGAACGGCTTCAGGTCGGTGCCGGGCAGCGTGAAGTTGGTGCGCGGCTCCGCGATCATCGAGGTCAGCGCGACCCCGGTGTCGCCGAGGGCCCTGCCGATCGCGGTGACGTCCCGGTCGAGGGTGCCCCACATCTCGACGGCGTCGAACCCGGCCGCGGCGGCGGCCCGGATCCGGTCGGCGATGTCCGGGCCGGCTTCGGTGAAGAGAAGTTCGACGTTCGGGGAGAGCTGATACACGGTCACTCCCCCAACGCGGCGATCGAGCGGCGGATCAGGTCGTGCTGGCGGCGGACCAGGTCGACCGGGTCGGCCTCGTCCAGGTCGGCGAACGCGTGCCCCTCCCACTCGCTGGAGAAGAACCCGTCGTAGCCGCCGCGGACGAACTCGCGCACGATCGCCGGGTAGTCGATGGCCGGCTCGTCGCCGTTGTCGTCGATGTCGTAGAACTTGGCGTGCACGTGGACGATCTGCGGCATGATGTCGGCCCATTCGCGCGGGTCGACGTGGCCGTGCATGTTGAACGCCAGCCGGGCGAACGAGCCGAGGCTCTCCGGGGCGATCCCGCGCGAGTGCAGGTATTCGACGAACTCGCCGTGCCGGGCGTTGATGTCCCCGTCGCCGGCCCAGATCACCTGCAGTTTGTCGAGGTCGACCGGTTCCAGGCCGAGCTTTGCCAGCTTGCGCAGCAGGGTCGGCGACATCCGGCGCATGGTCGAGCTGAAGTCGGCGACGAATCCGAGTCGCGGCGAGTCGATTTCGCCGTAGAGCTCGCGGATCTCGAGGACCTTCGGCGAGTTCGGGCCGAGCGGGGCGTGGATCTCCCAGCCGAGGGTGAGGTCGAGTTCCTCGGCCACCGGCATCAGCCGGCGGATCAGCGAGGGTTTGGCGCTCTGGATACGCACGAGCGGGAAGCCCAGGGCGCGGGCGCTGCGGAACTGGGCGACGGTGAACTCGTACTCCTCGTCCTCGGTCATGTCCCGGTCGCGGCGCCGGCCCATGTCCAGGTTGCAGCCGAACGAGCTGGGCACCAGACCGTGCCGGTCGAAGGCGTCGCGCCACTCCCGCACGAATTCATCAGTGACGTACGGATAGGTGCGCAACGTCTGCGAGGCGACGATCTCCACACCCGGCCCGATGCCGGTCTTGGCGACCGTGTCGAGCAGCCCGGCCAGGTCGTAGCGGCCGGCGGCCCACTCGCTGGTCAGGGAGTAGAGGGTGAGTCCGAGTTTGATGGTCATGCTCCGACCCCCAGGGTCCGGCGGTTGCTGGCGTGGTTGGTCACGTACTTCTGCGGCGCGATCTGCATGTACGGCAGTCGCAGGTCGACGGTCACCTCGACGTCGAGGTCCGACCCGGCCGGGGCAGGCGCATCGAGGGTGACGATGACGGTGAGGCGGTCCTGGATGAACCAGAGCACGTCCCACTGCTCGCCCAGCTCGTCGATCCGGTAGCTGCGCCCGTCCAGTTCGGCGCGCAGCCGCGAGGCGGGGACGGGCTGCCCACCGACCGCGACAGCGATGTCGGTGACGCTGGACAGCCAGAGGCTGCGGTACCAGGGCACGGTCAGCCTGATCGCCAGACCGTCCGGGTGGGTGGCCAGGCTGTCGTCGCTGAGGACGGTGTCACCGGTAGCCATGTGTGCGCTCCAATCCGAGTTCGTGCTGCAGGTACCAGCTGTTGAGCATCGCGAGTTCGGCCGGGTTGCCGCCGTGGTCGCTCTCGACGACGACCCAGCCCGGGTAGTCGTGTTCGCGCAGCGCCGCGACGAAGGCCTCGACGTCGACCAGGCCGCCCTCGGTGCCGAGTTCGTAGAACCAGCGTTCGATGCGCCGCCCGGCGCCGCCGCGCAGCATGGTCGTCTCCGCGCCCGGCATGAGGTATTCGGTGCCGGTGTCCGCGTACCGGGTGTCCTTGAGGTGCACGTGGGTGACCCGGTCGTGGTGCCGGCGGTAGAAGGCGACCGGGTCGATGCCGCCGATGGTCAGTTCGGCGGTGTCCAGGGCCAGCCCGGCGTCGGTGGCGGCCAGGAGGTTCTCCAGGTCGGCTTCGGTGTGCACCGCGCTCAGGCAGTCGTAGTGCAGGGCGACGCGAACCCCGGAGGCGGCGGCCAGTTCGCCGACCCGGTTCCACACCTGGCCGATGTGCTTGATCGCGTCGGCGTCCAGCGGCGGGCTCAGCCAGGCCGAGCCGGTCGGCCGCACGACGAGGGTGTCGGCGCCGATTCCGGCCAGGAAGTCGATGAACGGCCGGGCGGACTCGACGATCGCGTCGTGGTCGGCCGGGTTCGCGGTGGACCGGAAC is part of the Actinoplanes sp. NBC_00393 genome and harbors:
- a CDS encoding DUF1254 domain-containing protein, which gives rise to MPSGISPEVRAAVAVPDQLESPLGKLSFFDGVPSLDSIDTIYDLLDLNRAIEVYLNTIPGASLVAMRNGFRSVGLDGIGAVGYTAPRANSGSLFLTPNTETTYGSAFLDLAASGPIVVENPPNSLCVIDDFWFRYVGDLGLAGPDQGAGGRHLLLPPGFEGSVPDGYHVLRTPTYTNWLVVRALGGVPDILRTRVYRLEDAADPPANEFVNLADKSFNTVHANDHTFYDEIDTLIQEEPAGALDAERAGQCAAIGLVKGRPFAPDERMRRILAQAAPLAAAIARALVYKPRDPRAYVYPGGTWLNAFIGGSYEFLDDHARLLDARAQFHYFATVITPAMAAARVGTGSAYAYTAMDSRHEWLDGGRSYRLTLPPEIPAKNFWSVDLYDTQTRSLLETDNPYPSVMGRTTGGVDLFFGPNPPAGREANWVRTVPGKSWFAMLRLYGPLEPWFAKTWRPGDIEPLD
- a CDS encoding GAP family protein, whose protein sequence is MKQAEIAASAAHWRCHPLIHHAPQPVRQAPQPAASMPGWMNAIDEFGAGKSLGVAVLLSAVNPKNLLLAVAGAAAIAQTGIAGGQQAVAYAVFALIASLGVAAPVGLYLALGKRSQELLAGLKDWLSAHNAVIMSVLW
- a CDS encoding STAS domain-containing protein; the protein is MTVTTVDINTDADGTLVIRPHGSLDASDAVDLRRTLVEAIRHTRPLRLIVDLGAVRDADPINIGTLAAACHLGDDHKVAVFLDHSWSAIAAQLTAAGVPSHRLRHITRETGRP
- a CDS encoding CPBP family glutamic-type intramembrane protease, which encodes MRRVEHVLLFYGLTCLLVVLDVPGGPIPVLLVAAAAVYPYLRSVARSELWRAGALRAALPGMVGRWAVFSVLAMAGVAMFDREHLFDLPREQPWLWAAILILYPLLSVYPQELLFRAFLLHRYAPIFGDGRGAAAASAAAFGFAHLIFGNVLAVLLTVGGGWLFARRYQQSRSLVVVSVEHALYGITIFTVGLGRLFYHGAGG
- a CDS encoding calcium-binding protein, with the protein product MRMRNAGRIAVLAALGVAPVLVLAAPAHAATGVTRAGAQITANAANNRANNITISTLGNNVILRDLGDTMTAGAGCFQLAANAVRCPSAGVLRVAVNTGNLNDRVKNLTAIAGVFNGGAGNDTLLGGSRNDRLRGGLGNDTMFGNAGNDTAIYETGRDGRDTFNGGAGRDTADYRLRTIAVNVSLNGVANDGSAPEFDNNLANVENATGGRVGDLLTGNAVSNVLDGQAGADTLSGLNGNDRLISGFGNDTLVGGNGNDTAVALALRDGRDIFNGGAGTDTTDYSARTIAVNVTLNGVANDGSAPEFDNNLANVENATGGRAGDRLTGNGVANVLRGNAANDILSGGAARDTLIGGAGNDQMFGQAGNDLIQAVDGVRDIANGGANTDDCNTDAIDVRVSCEL
- a CDS encoding Crp/Fnr family transcriptional regulator, whose amino-acid sequence is MAREFLDQLSAADREDLLGRGRRRRWRSGATLFGEGDQSTTVVLVLSGRAKVFSLTEQGGEVLLAIRGPGALLGEMSALDGAPRSASVAALEPLETVVVPVRAFLDFLSARPEAALCIVRLIVGRLRDADRKRIEFGTYDALGRVALRLVELAERFGQSGERGVRITLPLTQEELAAWTGSSRESVTKALRTLRRHGVIETSRRSVAVLDVDELRARAR
- a CDS encoding adenylate/guanylate cyclase domain-containing protein, producing MEPVVGRGGPARVIVWVAHLAAPLAGLWVLLAWPQLDHRWQHGPSHFWLVLAVSAVSLWLAIVINEAARRRSDARLLLVAFSFLIAAAFLGLHAVATPEVLLQGRNAGFTYASPVGLTLAAVFAAASAADLPARRSAALLRWSGPLRAALLLFVAAWAVASLTGMPPLSRVPAADEAVPTFVLSVVGVLLFGLAAARYFVLYRRRRTVMLLSVVTAYTLLAEASAAMAVGRSWHAAWWEWHLLMAAGFGYVAYSAWVQYRNEGAAAGLFTSVGTEDTVRRLRAEYGAALEALVDALHQRERGQLTEQQMAATTDRLAQRFELTEGQTAVLGRAAGALAAERDQIRKLGALVAVGHDARVMLTDGELLRGAVTHISRAFDRYAVSVGLVEEGHLVFPPELTTGSFDDREHPAQTALAVGEPVTDTAGTLFVPFTVKGHPAGVLAAGRAGEPVPDRDAALLASLASQLAIALENARLYRRLDVLFRQYMSPDVATALVADPSQAALGGAVVEVTSLFADLRGFTTFSERSTPVQIVEMLNRYFDVATRAVLSENGTVVQFVGDALMALFNAPARQPDHALRAARAALRMQAEVDRIAADCPGWPRFRVGINTGEALVGNIGGEALRNFNAMGDAVNVAARLETSAEPGQVVIGASTRDRLGAGALVDPLGDLHVKGRSQPVSAYVLRSLRGEDAWRGSSLIS